The Candidatus Protochlamydia phocaeensis genome has a window encoding:
- a CDS encoding GNAT family N-acetyltransferase, whose translation MINIRQAIQTDFPQIWDIFHQVVKSGDTYVFDPATSYQEAEQAWMIAPLMTYVAEKDNKIVGTYILKPNQGGLGSHVANGSFMVHPQEHGKGIGKQMAFHALSEAKRIGFSAMQFNIVVSTNEAAVKLWKAVGFQIVGTLPGAFNHQKFGLVDAYVMHRFL comes from the coding sequence ATGATCAACATCCGCCAAGCGATTCAAACAGACTTTCCGCAAATTTGGGACATTTTCCACCAAGTGGTCAAATCCGGTGATACCTATGTATTCGATCCTGCCACTTCTTATCAAGAAGCGGAACAAGCGTGGATGATAGCGCCGTTGATGACGTATGTCGCCGAAAAGGATAATAAAATCGTGGGAACGTATATTTTAAAACCCAATCAGGGCGGGCTCGGCTCCCATGTAGCCAATGGCTCTTTTATGGTCCATCCACAAGAGCATGGAAAGGGAATTGGAAAGCAAATGGCCTTCCATGCTCTATCGGAAGCAAAAAGAATTGGCTTTTCAGCCATGCAATTCAACATTGTCGTTTCCACTAATGAGGCAGCTGTCAAGCTTTGGAAGGCTGTTGGCTTTCAAATCGTTGGCACGCTTCCGGGGGCATTCAACCATCAAAAATTTGGGCTTGTCGATGCCTATGTCATGCATCGATTCTTATAA
- a CDS encoding class I SAM-dependent RNA methyltransferase: MNLPNPHPTCRHFNNCSGCSVDLALSPPPIWQEIVDHFQGLLIPSLCQGPSTEWRCRAKLAVRGSAAHPLIGLFKRQSHEAVSIPFCLVHHPHINEAVERIKHWMRFHHLQPYQEDVGTGEIRYLQFVVERSSGLVQAVFVINCRDDSSPVAQKWHKLLSDLFEEDQGKFWHSIWLNFNGRKTNTIFGEGWAKVKGKDLIWESFGPISVCYQPANFAQANLNLFESLLHRIWEWISPNAKVAEFYAGIGVIGLFIASKCAWVKCEEINPYAESCFDLSRKRLKPEEAAKISFHSGSAEDCVSIMIEADTVIVDPPRKGLSKFFMQALIHSPVKKLIYVSCGWESFKKDNQILLQEGWRLKKLEGYAFFPGSNHIELLACFER, encoded by the coding sequence ATGAATCTGCCGAATCCTCATCCCACCTGCCGTCATTTTAATAACTGTTCCGGATGCAGTGTTGATTTGGCTCTTTCTCCTCCTCCCATTTGGCAGGAAATCGTTGATCATTTTCAAGGCCTCTTAATCCCTTCTTTGTGCCAGGGGCCTTCAACCGAATGGCGCTGCCGGGCAAAATTGGCGGTAAGAGGAAGCGCGGCTCATCCCTTAATTGGACTATTTAAAAGACAGTCGCATGAGGCCGTTTCCATTCCGTTTTGCTTGGTTCATCATCCGCACATCAATGAAGCCGTTGAACGCATCAAGCATTGGATGCGCTTCCATCATTTGCAGCCTTATCAAGAAGATGTGGGAACGGGAGAGATAAGATATTTGCAATTTGTTGTCGAACGCTCCTCTGGCCTTGTGCAGGCCGTCTTTGTGATTAATTGTCGGGACGATTCTTCTCCCGTAGCACAAAAGTGGCATAAGTTGCTCTCCGATTTATTTGAGGAAGATCAAGGGAAATTTTGGCATTCGATTTGGCTGAATTTTAATGGCCGCAAGACCAACACGATTTTTGGCGAGGGATGGGCAAAGGTTAAAGGAAAAGATCTAATTTGGGAGTCTTTTGGGCCGATTTCTGTTTGCTATCAGCCGGCCAATTTTGCTCAAGCCAATCTTAACCTTTTTGAAAGCCTTCTCCATCGCATTTGGGAATGGATATCCCCTAATGCTAAGGTAGCCGAATTTTATGCGGGAATAGGCGTGATTGGACTCTTTATTGCATCCAAATGCGCTTGGGTCAAATGCGAAGAAATCAATCCTTATGCAGAAAGCTGCTTTGACCTGTCTAGAAAACGCCTAAAGCCTGAAGAGGCCGCTAAAATATCTTTTCATTCCGGATCGGCTGAGGATTGCGTTTCCATCATGATAGAAGCGGATACAGTCATTGTCGACCCGCCAAGAAAAGGCCTCAGCAAATTTTTTATGCAGGCTTTAATTCACTCTCCAGTTAAAAAACTAATTTACGTAAGCTGTGGATGGGAATCTTTTAAAAAAGATAACCAAATTCTATTGCAAGAAGGCTGGAGGCTTAAAAAATTGGAGGGCTATGCATTTTTCCCTGGAAGCAACCACATTGAATTGTTGGCTTGTTTTGAAAGATAA